A window from Enterocloster bolteae encodes these proteins:
- the larA gene encoding nickel-dependent lactate racemase: MTAERYISQYAEEFMKLDRKFWNYEDGCVLTGLEAMYKATGRKRYAEAVRVFLDRYICPDGRIRWYDREEYSLDKIPSGRGLLFLYRETGQEKYRLAAKQLMEQLRRQPRTESGSFWHKKIYPRQIWLDGLYMAAPFYLQYEMELGDKKNCADIIKQFENARRFLYDESASLYIHAYDEGKCQFWADPETGRSPNFWSRAEGWYLMALADCCSILPRGSEDWQYLAGLWKEAMEGMLRYQDQESGLFFQLTALGKTPGNYLETSASAMAAYSIYKGYEMGIFNRQTVQRADLIMMALETEKLKLRNGCLHLEGTCAGAGLGPADRPERDGSVSYYLGEAVVSDEQKGAAAFMLAYSQWEVRRRSIQDTEVTGMVKLNDVYELRHRAVEEIELGYGTGTEKVKIPRDAIAHILTPHKKEMRAPEEEIIERALDSPIGTERLEKMASGKKDVVIITSDITRPMPSWRVLPHVLKRLEKAGVSRSHITVVFAMGTHRRHTSEEMRHLAGDEVYNTCRCMDSSECSFIHMGETKAGTPVDIADKVAHADLRICLGNIEYHFFAGYSGGAKAIMPGVSTMQAIRKNHSRMIHPMAKAGTLEGNPVREDLEEAAGICGVDFLLNVVLDEHKNVIHAVAGELKEAHRQGCRFLDGFYRMEINELADIVIVSQGGAPKDLNLYQTQKALANAEQAVRQGGIIILAGACPEGLGGAVFEQWMLEAEDLDSILKRIQRDFQIGGHKAASFARALKRARIFLVSGIDRELVRDIFMEPFDHVQEAYDAAVKEMGPGARVIVMPYGGSTLPVLSGDGNGETDGRKD; this comes from the coding sequence ATGACAGCTGAACGATATATCAGTCAGTATGCAGAAGAGTTCATGAAACTGGACAGGAAGTTCTGGAACTATGAGGACGGCTGTGTCCTCACTGGCCTGGAGGCCATGTATAAGGCCACAGGCAGGAAACGCTATGCAGAGGCGGTAAGGGTGTTTCTGGACCGGTACATATGCCCTGACGGCAGGATACGGTGGTATGACCGGGAGGAGTACAGTCTGGACAAGATTCCGTCCGGCCGCGGCCTGCTCTTTCTGTATCGAGAGACAGGGCAGGAGAAGTACCGGCTGGCAGCAAAGCAGCTTATGGAGCAATTGCGGCGTCAGCCCAGGACAGAATCCGGAAGTTTCTGGCATAAGAAGATATATCCCCGCCAGATATGGCTGGACGGCCTTTATATGGCGGCGCCCTTTTACCTTCAGTATGAGATGGAGCTGGGGGATAAAAAGAACTGCGCAGACATCATAAAGCAGTTTGAAAACGCCAGGCGGTTCCTGTACGATGAGTCAGCCAGCCTGTATATCCACGCATATGATGAGGGAAAATGCCAGTTCTGGGCCGACCCTGAGACGGGGCGTTCCCCGAATTTCTGGTCAAGGGCAGAGGGCTGGTATCTGATGGCACTGGCAGACTGCTGTTCCATATTGCCAAGGGGGTCAGAGGACTGGCAGTACCTGGCCGGTTTGTGGAAGGAAGCCATGGAGGGAATGCTCCGGTATCAGGACCAGGAAAGCGGTCTGTTTTTCCAGCTGACGGCCCTGGGAAAGACACCGGGCAATTATCTGGAGACGTCTGCCTCGGCCATGGCAGCGTATTCCATTTATAAGGGATATGAGATGGGAATATTTAACAGGCAGACAGTCCAGCGGGCGGACCTTATCATGATGGCTCTGGAGACAGAGAAGCTGAAGCTCAGAAACGGATGCCTCCACCTGGAGGGAACCTGCGCAGGCGCAGGCCTGGGACCGGCTGACCGGCCGGAACGGGATGGAAGTGTTTCTTATTATCTGGGAGAAGCAGTTGTCTCAGATGAGCAAAAGGGCGCGGCTGCCTTTATGCTGGCTTACAGCCAGTGGGAGGTCCGCAGAAGAAGTATACAGGATACGGAGGTAACAGGGATGGTAAAGCTAAACGATGTGTATGAGCTGCGGCACAGGGCTGTGGAGGAGATAGAGCTTGGTTATGGTACAGGCACGGAAAAGGTAAAAATCCCCAGAGACGCCATTGCCCATATCCTGACTCCCCATAAAAAAGAGATGAGAGCGCCGGAGGAAGAGATTATTGAGAGGGCTCTGGATTCCCCCATAGGCACAGAACGGCTTGAAAAGATGGCATCAGGGAAAAAGGATGTGGTCATCATTACAAGTGACATCACCCGTCCCATGCCTTCCTGGAGGGTGCTTCCCCATGTGTTGAAACGGCTGGAAAAGGCCGGAGTCAGCCGCTCCCATATCACTGTGGTGTTTGCCATGGGGACCCACAGGAGACATACGTCAGAGGAGATGCGGCATCTGGCGGGGGACGAAGTATATAATACTTGCAGATGCATGGACTCGTCCGAATGCAGCTTTATTCATATGGGAGAGACAAAGGCCGGCACACCGGTGGACATAGCGGATAAGGTGGCGCATGCTGACCTGAGAATATGTCTGGGCAATATTGAATACCATTTTTTTGCCGGTTATTCGGGCGGAGCAAAGGCAATCATGCCGGGCGTTTCCACCATGCAGGCCATTCGGAAAAACCACAGCAGGATGATTCACCCCATGGCAAAGGCGGGAACCCTTGAAGGGAATCCGGTGCGGGAGGACCTGGAAGAGGCGGCAGGTATCTGCGGCGTGGATTTCCTTTTGAACGTGGTTCTGGACGAGCATAAAAATGTGATTCACGCTGTGGCAGGTGAGCTTAAGGAGGCCCACAGACAGGGATGCAGGTTCCTGGACGGGTTTTACCGTATGGAGATCAATGAGCTGGCAGATATCGTGATTGTATCCCAGGGAGGGGCTCCAAAGGATCTGAACCTGTATCAGACACAGAAGGCCCTGGCCAATGCGGAGCAGGCAGTACGTCAGGGAGGCATCATCATTCTGGCGGGCGCCTGTCCGGAAGGATTGGGGGGAGCTGTGTTTGAGCAGTGGATGCTGGAGGCAGAGGACCTGGACAGCATACTAAAACGGATACAGAGGGATTTCCAGATTGGCGGACACAAGGCTGCTTCCTTTGCCAGAGCGTTAAAACGGGCCAGGATATTTCTGGTGTCAGGCATTGACAGGGAACTGGTGCGCGATATTTTCATGGAGCCTTTTGACCATGTGCAGGAGGCATATGACGCGGCGGTAAAGGAGATGGGACCGGGGGCCAGGGTGATTGTGATGCCCTACGGCGGTTCCACTTTGCCGGTACTGTCCGGAGACGGGAATGGCGAAACCGATGGGAGGAAGGATTAG
- a CDS encoding 3-isopropylmalate dehydratase: MKEKFAGQALALGNNIDTDQIYPGRYLALTNPEEIGSHCLEGVDEGIARNFPKGGIIVAGTNFGCGSSREHAAIALLNMGAGAVVAESFARIFYRNAINLGLPLLVCKGIGGKVESGQNLEINMTAGVLKNLDTGEQHQCETIGEYAMSILEAGGIKPLFIKRIKEEGHDS, from the coding sequence ATGAAGGAAAAATTTGCAGGCCAGGCCCTGGCCCTGGGAAATAACATTGATACGGACCAGATTTATCCTGGCCGTTACCTGGCCCTTACCAATCCGGAGGAAATCGGCAGCCACTGCCTGGAAGGCGTGGATGAGGGGATTGCCCGAAATTTTCCAAAGGGAGGAATCATTGTGGCGGGCACTAATTTCGGGTGCGGATCCAGCAGGGAGCATGCAGCCATTGCCCTGCTTAACATGGGAGCAGGGGCGGTGGTGGCCGAATCCTTTGCAAGGATTTTTTACCGCAACGCCATCAATCTGGGCCTTCCGCTGCTGGTGTGCAAGGGTATCGGAGGAAAGGTGGAGAGCGGCCAGAACCTGGAAATCAATATGACGGCAGGGGTACTTAAGAATCTGGATACAGGGGAACAGCACCAGTGTGAAACAATCGGGGAATACGCCATGTCCATTCTGGAAGCAGGAGGCATCAAGCCATTGTTTATCAAGCGGATAAAAGAGGAGGGCCATGACAGCTGA
- a CDS encoding 3-isopropylmalate dehydratase large subunit, translated as MHAIEKILAKHSGRDRVVSGEIITADIDFAEINDLYLQTIYSFREMGGEKVWDRDKAAFVFDHYAPSPTIEASRNHREMRLFRQEQGLTHHFDINAGICHQVMPEAGLVYPGMILVATDSHTTTHGAFGCLGTGIGATDMATVLITGKLWFRVPEIIRIHLEGMPGSHVLPKDVILYIIGKMKADGAVYKAIEFTGSYVEQLDVAGRMVLCNMAVEMGAKTAYMEPNQAVLDYVAGRTSRPFTVEQTDGDFEYEETYVFDISGLKPQVSMPSSVDNVGAVALAGRVRIDQAFVGACTGGRVEDIGEAARILKGRTIAPHVRMVVIPASAEVLKECIAKGFLDTLIDAGATISAPGCGPCLSAHQGVLAAGEVCVTTSNRNFPGRMGSRDSAVYLASPATVAMSALTGYLTDPSWENQGQAERRETEATGKGE; from the coding sequence ATGCATGCGATAGAGAAGATATTGGCAAAGCACAGCGGCCGTGACCGGGTGGTCAGCGGGGAAATCATAACGGCCGACATTGATTTTGCGGAGATTAACGACCTGTATCTCCAGACCATCTATTCCTTCCGGGAGATGGGAGGCGAGAAGGTATGGGACAGGGACAAGGCGGCCTTTGTGTTTGACCACTATGCGCCCTCCCCCACCATTGAGGCGTCCCGCAACCACAGGGAGATGCGCCTGTTCAGGCAGGAGCAGGGACTTACCCATCATTTTGACATCAACGCGGGTATCTGCCATCAGGTTATGCCTGAGGCGGGCCTGGTGTATCCCGGCATGATTCTGGTGGCAACCGATTCCCATACCACCACCCACGGCGCGTTCGGATGCCTGGGAACAGGCATTGGGGCCACGGATATGGCCACGGTCCTGATAACCGGAAAACTCTGGTTCAGGGTGCCGGAAATCATACGGATACACCTGGAAGGCATGCCGGGAAGCCATGTGCTTCCAAAGGACGTGATTTTGTATATCATAGGGAAAATGAAGGCGGATGGGGCAGTGTATAAGGCTATCGAGTTCACCGGCTCCTATGTGGAACAGCTGGATGTGGCTGGGCGCATGGTGCTCTGCAACATGGCGGTTGAAATGGGGGCAAAGACAGCTTACATGGAGCCCAACCAGGCGGTTTTGGACTATGTGGCAGGCCGGACCAGCCGCCCGTTTACGGTGGAGCAGACGGACGGTGATTTTGAATATGAGGAAACCTATGTCTTTGATATAAGCGGACTGAAGCCCCAGGTTTCCATGCCCTCCAGCGTGGATAATGTGGGTGCGGTGGCCCTGGCGGGCAGGGTCCGCATTGACCAGGCATTTGTGGGAGCATGTACCGGCGGACGTGTGGAGGATATAGGAGAGGCTGCCCGCATACTGAAGGGGCGCACAATTGCCCCCCATGTCCGTATGGTTGTGATTCCGGCATCCGCTGAAGTACTTAAAGAATGTATTGCAAAGGGCTTCCTGGACACCCTCATAGACGCGGGAGCCACCATATCCGCGCCTGGATGCGGTCCCTGTCTCAGCGCCCACCAGGGAGTCCTGGCCGCAGGAGAGGTGTGCGTTACCACCTCCAACCGGAATTTTCCGGGCAGGATGGGGAGCAGGGATTCCGCCGTATATCTGGCGTCGCCAGCTACCGTGGCCATGTCTGCGCTGACCGGATATCTGACCGATCCGTCCTGGGAAAATCAGGGGCAGGCAGAGAGACGGGAAACAGAAGCAACCGGGAAAGGGGAGTGA